In Leptospiraceae bacterium, one DNA window encodes the following:
- a CDS encoding NAD-dependent epimerase/dehydratase family protein — MKVLVTGGTGFIGQYVIRDLLKRKDIEIISTTRNIQNARFLDFYSRVEFIEFDLSRPNEKFFLEYAKIDSLIHLAWDGLPNYKENFHIEKNLFESYFFCKKFIELGLKNLTVVGTCFEYGIVNGALHEEMDSKPANPYSIAKDSLRKFLEVLQKKNNFSFKWIRLFYMYGKGQSSNSIISQLENSIQSREKVFNMSGGDQLRDYLPVEKIAEYICECSLQYRVQGIINCCSGKPISIRSLVENYLKEKNVEMKLNLGFYPYPDYEPMAFWGDDTKLKSILRNID; from the coding sequence ATGAAAGTACTCGTAACCGGTGGGACAGGTTTTATAGGGCAATACGTTATTCGGGATCTGTTAAAACGAAAAGATATTGAAATAATTTCTACAACCAGAAACATTCAAAACGCAAGGTTCTTAGATTTTTATTCTAGGGTAGAATTTATAGAATTTGATCTTTCTAGGCCAAACGAAAAATTCTTTTTGGAATATGCGAAAATTGACTCACTCATTCATCTTGCATGGGACGGGCTTCCGAATTATAAAGAAAATTTTCATATAGAAAAAAATTTATTTGAAAGCTACTTTTTTTGTAAAAAATTTATTGAATTGGGTTTGAAAAATCTAACTGTTGTCGGTACTTGTTTTGAATACGGAATTGTGAATGGTGCCTTGCACGAAGAGATGGACTCTAAGCCTGCTAATCCATACTCTATTGCTAAGGATTCTCTCAGGAAGTTTTTGGAAGTTTTGCAAAAGAAAAATAATTTCTCATTTAAGTGGATTCGTCTATTTTATATGTATGGAAAAGGTCAGTCTTCAAACTCCATTATTTCTCAATTGGAGAATTCAATACAGAGTAGAGAGAAGGTATTCAATATGTCGGGAGGAGATCAACTCCGAGATTACCTGCCTGTTGAAAAAATTGCAGAGTATATTTGTGAATGCTCACTACAATATAGGGTTCAAGGAATTATAAATTGTTGTAGTGGTAAACCAATTTCTATAAGAAGTCTTGTAGAAAATTATTTGAAAGAAAAAAATGTTGAGATGAAGCTGAATCTGGGTTTTTACCCTTACCCTGATTATGAGCCGATGGCTTTTTGGGGAGATGATACGAAATTGAAAAGTATTCTAAGAAATATTGATTAA
- a CDS encoding methyltransferase domain-containing protein, which translates to MKCRHCNSELKFVFADLGTSPPSNSFLREDQLKKPELFYPLRVLVCEVCFLVQAEDFTNREEFFSNDYAYFSSFSTTWLTHAKNYIEKVVSKFLLDKDSFVVEVASNDGYLLQFVKNLLIPCLGIEPTKSTADAATLKGIPTLQEFFGKKLAESLVKENRKADLTVANNVLAHVPDINDFVSGFATLLKDTGVSTFEFPHLMQLVNHTQFDTIYHEHYSYLSLFSVQKIFSANGLEVFDVEELQTHGGSLRVYAQKKNIGKHKITDSVVKLIEEEKQLGIDNLSFYKGFQKEINVVKNRMLEFLIQATEKNKLVAGYGAAAKGNTFINYSGLRSDLISFVVDKNPYKQNKFLPGSRIPIYDETRIKEEKPDYIVIFPWNLKAEIQNQLSYIREWGGKFVVAIPELEVF; encoded by the coding sequence ATGAAATGTAGGCACTGTAATTCTGAGTTAAAATTTGTATTTGCTGATTTAGGGACATCCCCTCCATCGAATTCCTTTTTAAGAGAAGACCAGCTAAAAAAACCTGAGCTATTCTATCCTTTAAGGGTACTTGTTTGTGAAGTTTGCTTTTTAGTTCAAGCGGAAGATTTTACCAATCGAGAAGAATTTTTTTCCAATGACTACGCCTACTTTAGCTCTTTTTCAACTACTTGGCTGACTCATGCCAAAAATTATATCGAAAAGGTTGTGTCTAAATTTCTGCTTGATAAAGATAGTTTTGTAGTTGAGGTTGCTTCCAATGACGGATATTTATTGCAATTTGTAAAAAATTTACTCATACCTTGTCTCGGAATAGAGCCTACAAAAAGTACGGCTGACGCTGCCACTTTAAAAGGAATTCCTACTCTTCAGGAATTTTTTGGAAAAAAATTGGCAGAGTCTCTTGTAAAGGAAAATCGAAAAGCTGACCTCACAGTTGCGAATAACGTCCTTGCCCATGTTCCCGATATAAATGACTTTGTGAGCGGGTTTGCGACTCTATTGAAAGATACAGGTGTTTCAACATTTGAATTTCCTCATTTAATGCAGCTTGTGAATCACACCCAATTTGACACTATTTATCACGAACACTATTCTTATCTTTCACTTTTTTCAGTTCAAAAAATATTTTCTGCAAATGGATTGGAAGTGTTTGATGTAGAAGAGCTTCAAACTCACGGAGGTAGTCTTAGAGTTTATGCTCAAAAGAAAAATATTGGCAAACACAAAATTACAGACAGTGTAGTGAAACTGATAGAAGAAGAAAAACAGCTTGGAATTGATAATTTAAGTTTTTATAAAGGGTTTCAAAAAGAAATCAATGTTGTTAAAAACCGAATGCTGGAGTTTTTGATTCAAGCTACTGAAAAAAATAAACTTGTTGCAGGCTATGGAGCTGCAGCAAAAGGAAATACATTTATAAATTATTCTGGACTACGGTCGGACCTAATATCTTTTGTGGTAGATAAAAATCCTTACAAACAAAATAAGTTTTTGCCTGGAAGTAGAATTCCAATCTACGACGAGACTCGTATTAAAGAAGAAAAGCCAGATTATATAGTGATTTTCCCTTGGAATTTAAAAGCAGAAATTCAAAACCAACTTTCTTATATCAGAGAGTGGGGTGGAAAATTTGTAGTCGCTATACCTGAGTTGGAAGTATTTTAA
- the rfbC gene encoding dTDP-4-dehydrorhamnose 3,5-epimerase yields MKFLDTPINGLYIIERNIVSDDRGYFFRIFAKEELLKIGHTKPIVHINFSHANNRYTTKGLHFQYPPYSEIKIVTCVKGEVFDFVVDLRKNSPHFLKWFGITLSEKNKKSIYIPEGFAHGFQSISEDSELIYLHTESYRKESEGGINIFDPKIGIQLPSPPVNLSDRDKNFSFLNNDFEGVTIV; encoded by the coding sequence TTGAAATTTTTAGATACACCAATTAATGGACTATACATCATTGAAAGAAATATTGTCTCAGACGATAGAGGGTATTTCTTTAGAATTTTTGCAAAGGAAGAATTGTTAAAAATAGGCCACACGAAGCCGATAGTGCACATCAATTTTTCTCATGCAAATAATAGATATACAACCAAGGGGTTGCACTTTCAATACCCGCCATATTCTGAAATAAAAATTGTGACTTGTGTGAAAGGAGAGGTCTTTGATTTTGTTGTGGATTTGAGAAAGAACTCTCCTCATTTTTTGAAATGGTTTGGAATTACACTTTCAGAAAAAAATAAAAAAAGCATTTATATTCCTGAAGGATTTGCTCACGGTTTTCAATCCATTTCAGAAGATTCTGAGCTAATATATTTGCACACCGAAAGCTATAGGAAGGAAAGTGAAGGGGGGATCAACATTTTTGATCCAAAAATTGGAATTCAATTACCTTCGCCTCCGGTAAATTTATCCGATAGGGATAAAAATTTTTCTTTTTTAAATAATGATTTTGAAGGCGTAACAATTGTATGA